Proteins found in one Sphaeramia orbicularis chromosome 8, fSphaOr1.1, whole genome shotgun sequence genomic segment:
- the pdgfbb gene encoding trichohyalin isoform X1, translated as MSSWGPLLLVVLAVCLRFGVAEGDPLPAALVELVRNSPISSIEDLQLLLLTDSVDEEDDASPANGGHRLPRSLDAQPAQQALCKVRTEVVEVTRAMLDRSNANFLLWPPCVEVQRCSGCCNTKSLQCVPVVTHTRYLQVMKIEYVNKRPTYAKAVVSVIDHVECRCQTAPRLPVSRKKSSRRQHSHSKDQHRNQTLSQGQGQVKLHSKDELHQWDELKQNQRSHLEDLLEQHWSSRGDTFTQLGDGYSLTGEDVSQTDDALLYAPHWAQNSTRPLGTKDQTETQGSVERRNGRISDNNKTVNSADNVTAEVKNRLVEGGDGLLLNSTEGKVRVDERQLDIPSSNTENGAQTHSPLWQEDKSKMSKSHTSGFSQLVTPNPQAESGPTEAAGERSRRRFRPTKEPNPEPRELARQRDNETPEKERILQMEEAKLEEERKELLLLHKRLDQEKEFLRQQQMKREEEERHRQKEANNHQHNKHHHHLQMTTQKPDTISTSTTQQPSAPAGPRPPAHSKPTKRRMRKNRKRISKAAMRAMLM; from the exons ATGAGCTCGTGGGGACCGCTGCTGCTCGTGGTGCTGGCGGTGTGTCTGCGGTTTGGCGTAGCCGAG ggggACCCTCTGCCTGCAGCCTTGGTGGAGCTGGTTAGAAACAGTCCCATCTCCTCCATCGAGGACCTTCAGCTGTTGCTGCTCACTGACTCCGTAG atgaggaggatgatgcTTCACCAGCTAATGGAGGTCACAGATTACCAAGGAGCCTCG ATGCCCAACCAGCTCAGCAAGCCCTATGTAAAGTTCGGACTGAGGTGGTCGAGGTCACGAGGGCCATGTTGGACCGTAGCAATGCCAACTTCCTGTTATGGCCGCCCTGTGTTGAGGTCCAACGCTGCTCTGGCTGCTGTAACACCAAGAGCCTGCAGTGTGTCCCAGTCGTAACACACACCAGATACTTGCAA GTTATGAAGATCGAGTATGTCAACAAAAGACCCACATACGCCAAAGCGGTGGTGTCCGTCATCGATCATGTAGAGTGTCGATGTCAGACTGCACCGCGTCTCCCTGTGTCGAGGAAGAAATCATCCCGCAGACAGCACAGTCACAGTAAAGACCAGCATCGAAACCAGACACTCAGCCAAGGCCAAGGACAG GTCAAGCTTCACTCCAAAGATGAACTCCATCAGTGGGACGAGCTGAAGCAGAACCAGAGGTCCCACTTGGAGGATCTGCTGGAGCAGCACTGGAGCTCCAGAGGAGACACCTTCACTCAGCTTGGAGACGGGTACAGTCTCACTGGGGAGGATGTGTCTCAAACTGATGACGCTCTCCTCTATGCTCCACACTGGGCGCAAAACTCCACCAGGCCTCTAGGGACTAAAGACCAAACGGAGACTCAGGGGAGTGTGGAGAGGAGGAATGGGAGGATCTCAGATAACAACAAGACTGTAAACTCAGCAGATAATGTTACTGCTGAGGTAAAGAACAGACTGGTTGAAGGAGGCGATGGACTGTTGCTTAACAGTACTGAAGGAAAAGTTCGAGTGGATGAGAGACAGCTGGATATTCCAAGCTCCAATACAGAAAATGGAGCCCAGACACACAGCCCATTATGGCAAGAAGACAAATCCAAAATGTCAAAGAGCCACACCAGTGGTTTCTCTCAGCTTGTTACTCCAAATCCTCAAGCTGAGAGTGGTCCGACTGAGGCGGCTGGTGAAAGATCCAGGAGGAGATTCCGACCGACCAAAGAGCCAAATCCAGAGCCTCGAGAGCTGGCCAGACAGAGAGACAATGAGACTCCAGAGAAGGAGAGGATATTACAGATGGAGGAGGCAAaactggaggaggagaggaaagagcTGTTACTTCTCCATAAAAGGCTGGACCAAGAGAAGGAGTTCCTGAGACAGCAGCAAATGAAACGAGAAGAGGAGGAAAGGCACAGACAAAAGGAAGCAAATAATCACCAGCACAATAAACATCACCATCATCTGCAAATGACAACTCAGAAACCAG ATACAATATCTACGTCTACCACACAACAGCCATCAGCTCCAGCAGGTCCCAGACCACCTGCTCATTCAAAACCAACAAAGAGGAGAATGAGGAAAAATCGCAAACGGATCAGCAAGGCAGCTATGAGAGCGATGCTAATGTAG
- the pdgfbb gene encoding trichohyalin isoform X2: protein MLDRSNANFLLWPPCVEVQRCSGCCNTKSLQCVPVVTHTRYLQVMKIEYVNKRPTYAKAVVSVIDHVECRCQTAPRLPVSRKKSSRRQHSHSKDQHRNQTLSQGQGQVKLHSKDELHQWDELKQNQRSHLEDLLEQHWSSRGDTFTQLGDGYSLTGEDVSQTDDALLYAPHWAQNSTRPLGTKDQTETQGSVERRNGRISDNNKTVNSADNVTAEVKNRLVEGGDGLLLNSTEGKVRVDERQLDIPSSNTENGAQTHSPLWQEDKSKMSKSHTSGFSQLVTPNPQAESGPTEAAGERSRRRFRPTKEPNPEPRELARQRDNETPEKERILQMEEAKLEEERKELLLLHKRLDQEKEFLRQQQMKREEEERHRQKEANNHQHNKHHHHLQMTTQKPDTISTSTTQQPSAPAGPRPPAHSKPTKRRMRKNRKRISKAAMRAMLM from the exons ATGTTGGACCGTAGCAATGCCAACTTCCTGTTATGGCCGCCCTGTGTTGAGGTCCAACGCTGCTCTGGCTGCTGTAACACCAAGAGCCTGCAGTGTGTCCCAGTCGTAACACACACCAGATACTTGCAA GTTATGAAGATCGAGTATGTCAACAAAAGACCCACATACGCCAAAGCGGTGGTGTCCGTCATCGATCATGTAGAGTGTCGATGTCAGACTGCACCGCGTCTCCCTGTGTCGAGGAAGAAATCATCCCGCAGACAGCACAGTCACAGTAAAGACCAGCATCGAAACCAGACACTCAGCCAAGGCCAAGGACAG GTCAAGCTTCACTCCAAAGATGAACTCCATCAGTGGGACGAGCTGAAGCAGAACCAGAGGTCCCACTTGGAGGATCTGCTGGAGCAGCACTGGAGCTCCAGAGGAGACACCTTCACTCAGCTTGGAGACGGGTACAGTCTCACTGGGGAGGATGTGTCTCAAACTGATGACGCTCTCCTCTATGCTCCACACTGGGCGCAAAACTCCACCAGGCCTCTAGGGACTAAAGACCAAACGGAGACTCAGGGGAGTGTGGAGAGGAGGAATGGGAGGATCTCAGATAACAACAAGACTGTAAACTCAGCAGATAATGTTACTGCTGAGGTAAAGAACAGACTGGTTGAAGGAGGCGATGGACTGTTGCTTAACAGTACTGAAGGAAAAGTTCGAGTGGATGAGAGACAGCTGGATATTCCAAGCTCCAATACAGAAAATGGAGCCCAGACACACAGCCCATTATGGCAAGAAGACAAATCCAAAATGTCAAAGAGCCACACCAGTGGTTTCTCTCAGCTTGTTACTCCAAATCCTCAAGCTGAGAGTGGTCCGACTGAGGCGGCTGGTGAAAGATCCAGGAGGAGATTCCGACCGACCAAAGAGCCAAATCCAGAGCCTCGAGAGCTGGCCAGACAGAGAGACAATGAGACTCCAGAGAAGGAGAGGATATTACAGATGGAGGAGGCAAaactggaggaggagaggaaagagcTGTTACTTCTCCATAAAAGGCTGGACCAAGAGAAGGAGTTCCTGAGACAGCAGCAAATGAAACGAGAAGAGGAGGAAAGGCACAGACAAAAGGAAGCAAATAATCACCAGCACAATAAACATCACCATCATCTGCAAATGACAACTCAGAAACCAG ATACAATATCTACGTCTACCACACAACAGCCATCAGCTCCAGCAGGTCCCAGACCACCTGCTCATTCAAAACCAACAAAGAGGAGAATGAGGAAAAATCGCAAACGGATCAGCAAGGCAGCTATGAGAGCGATGCTAATGTAG